From the Megalops cyprinoides isolate fMegCyp1 chromosome 21, fMegCyp1.pri, whole genome shotgun sequence genome, one window contains:
- the gjb9b gene encoding gap junction protein beta 9b produces the protein MNWSALEVLISGVNKYSTVFGRVWLSMVFVFRVLVFVVAAQRVWGDESKDFDCNTRQPGCTNVCYDSVFPISHIRLWALQLIFVTCPSLMVVAHVKYHEEKDKKYSATHQGHHLYANPGKKRGGLWWTYLLSLVFKAGIDSAFLYILHHIYEGYDMPRLIKCSLEPCPNTVDCYISRPTEKRIFTLFMVVSSAICVFMCICEMIYLVGKRCQKALRARLQNELKSHGENHDRPPRSECIRMDPTATPLVQNSTNMKAEEAGTSKMS, from the coding sequence ATGAACTGGTCGGCGTTGGAGGTTCTCATCAGCGGAGTGAATAAGTACTCCACCGTGTTCGGCCGGGTGTGGCTGTCCATGGTGTTCGTGTTCCGCGTGCTGGTGTTCGTTGTGGCGGCGCAGCGCGTGTGGGGGGACGAGAGCAAGGACTTCGACTGCAACACCCGGCAGCCCGGCTGCACCAACGTCTGCTACGACAGCGTCTTCCCCATCTCCCACATCCGCCTGTGGGCCCTGCAGCTCATCTTCGTCACCTGCCCCTCGCTCATGGTGGTGGCGCACGTCAAGTACCACGAGGAGAAGGACAAGAAGTACTCCGCCACCCACCAGGGCCACCACCTGTACGCCAACCCAGGGAAGAAGCGCGGGGGCCTGTGGTGGACCTACCTGCTCAGCCTGGTGTTCAAGGCGGGCATCGACTCGGCCTTCCTCTACATCCTCCACCACATCTACGAGGGCTACGACATGCCCCGCCTCATCAAGTGCTCCCTGGAGCCGTGCCCCAACACCGTGGACTGCTACATCTCCCGCCCCACCGAGAAGAGGATCTTCACCCTCTTCATGGTGGTCTCCTCGGCCATCTGCGTTTTCATGTGCATCTGCGAGATGATCTACCTGGTGGGCAAGCGCTGCCAGAAGGCTCTGAGAGCCCGCCTGCAGAATGAGCTGAAATCACACGGCGAGAATCACGACAGACCGCCCCGGTCCGAGTGCATAAGGATGGATCCCACGGCTACGCCCCTCGTCCAGAATAGCACCAATATGAAGGCCGAGGAGGCGGGCACAAGCAAGATGAGCTGA
- the LOC118768912 gene encoding peflin-like: protein MSFHYGQGYPGGGQSPPFGAGLPPGGPAYQGGHYGGTAVPSAPPGPYDSSTAPDYAPYGGTPPQPGGQYAGGQPPGNPYAGYGQSQGGPYGEQTPAGNIPPGVNPEAYQWFQSVDNDHSGFITLKELKQALVNSNWSAFSDETCLMMINMFDNTRSGRMDVFGFSALWVFMQQWRSLFQQFDRDGSGCISGSELHQALSQMGYNLSPELTQGLAARYSQRGTQGSMQLDRFIQVCTQLQSMTQAFREKDAAMTGNARMSYEDFLTGAIVRLV, encoded by the exons ATGAGCTTTCACTACGGACAG GGTTATCCAGGAGGGGGTCAGTCTCCACCCTTTGGTGCAGGATTACCCCCTGGTGGTCCCGCCTATCAGGGAGGTCACTATGGTGGAACAGCCGTGCCCTCAGCTCCGCCGGGGCCGTATGACAGCTCCACGGCCCCTGACTATGCTCCATACGGGGGTACCCCACCACAACCCGGGGGACAGTATGCAGGGGGGCAGCCACCTGGTAATCCCTACGCTGGGTACGGTCAGTCCCAGGGTGGACCATATGGGGAGCAGACTCCAGCAG GTAACATCCCACCAGGTGTGAACCCAGAGGCATACCAGTGGTTCCAGTCAGTGGACAATGACCATAGTGGCTTCATCACCCTGAAGGAGCTGAAACAGGCTCTGGTGAACTCCAACTGGTCTGCCTTCAGCGACGAGACCTGTCTCATGATGATCA ACATGTTTGACAACACCAGATCGGGCCGGATGGACGTCTTCGGCTTCTCTGCGCTGTGGGTCTTCATGCAGCAGTGGAGGTCCCTGTTCCAGCAGTTCGACCGCGACGGCTCCGGGTGCATCAGCGGCAGTGAGCTGCACCAGG CCCTGTCCCAGATGGGCTACAACCTGAGCCCCGAGTTGACGCAGGGCCTGGCGGCGCGGTACTCCCAGCGGGGGACCCAGGGATCCATGCAGCTGGACCGCTTCATCCAGGTGTGCACGCAGCTGCAGAGCATGACCCAGGCCTTCCGCGAGAAGGACGCCGCCATGACGGGAAACGCGCGCATGAGCTACGAGGACTTCCTGACTGGCGCCATCGTGCGGCTCGTGTGA
- the smim12 gene encoding small integral membrane protein 12 — protein MWPVVWTAMRTYAPYVTFPVAFVVGAVGYHLEWFIRGTPAPPQEEKGILELREDRKLEELVGRDSTQVTSLKDRLEFTPKAALERNRPVKS, from the coding sequence ATGTGGCCTGTGGTATGGACTGCCATGCGGACCTACGCCCCCTACGTTACCTTCCCAGTGGCCTTTGTGGTGGGGGCGGTGGGCTACCACCTGGAGTGGTTCATCAGGGGCACGCCAGCCCCTCCCCAGGAGGAGAAAGGCATCCTGGAACTCAGGGAGGACaggaagctggaggagctggtggggCGTGACAGCACGCAGGTCACCAGCCTGAAGGATCGGCTGGAGTTCACCCCCAAGGCGGCGCTAGAGAGGAACCGGCCAGTGAAAAGCTAG
- the gja4 gene encoding gap junction protein alpha 4 — protein MSRADWSFLEHLLEEGQEYSTGVGRVWLTVLFLFRMLVLGTAAESAWDDEQSDFDCNTQQPGCELACYDQAFPISHFRYFVLQVIFVSTPTIFYFLYVAVRVRREQKHEGGGEGGRTGGEVERGASNDVVQSEQDDKEQGEGKKDGGGNSKKNQAERPVLKGKLLGAYTVSIVLKVLLEVGFIMGLWYLYGFVIHARHECKRWPCPHTVDCFVSRPTEKTIFTIYMQAIAAISVLLNIVELLHLLQRSVTHHLEKKYLGKTPVTVQIDTMPSRLVVPEEPALSYHERGHLYLPMDDAGFSRPAPESGLNWAVPDGGSAAMGSLSQPLPSYSTCMRAMKPTSHRPSSKDSSHSGQSRKSKRRDRDRDLKHKQYV, from the coding sequence ATGTCCAGAGCTGACTGGAGCTTCCTGGAGCACTTActggaggaggggcaggagTATTCGACGGGCGTGGGGCGGGTTTGGCTCACGGTGCTCTTCCTGTTCCGCATGCTGGTGCTGGGCACGGCTGCCGAGTCCGCCTGGGACGACGAGCAGTCCGACTTCGACTGCAACACCCAGCAGCCAGGGTGTGAGCTGGCCTGCTACGACCAGGCTTTCCCCATCTCCCACTTCCGCTACTTCGTCCTGCAGGTGATCTTCGTCTCCACGCCCACCATCTTCTACTTCCTCTACGTGGCCGTTCGGGTCAGGCGGGAGCAGAAGCATGAAggcgggggggagggcgggCGGACGGgcggagaggtggagaggggagcCTCCAATGACGTTGTACAGTCAGAACAAGATGACAAAGAGCAaggggaggggaagaaagaTGGCGGTGGGAACAGCAAGAAGAACCAAGCGGAGAGACCCGTGTTGAAAGGCAAGCTTCTGGGCGCCTACACTGTCAGCATCGTCCTGAAGGTCCTCTTGGAAGTGGGCTTCATCATGGGCCTGTGGTACCTGTACGGCTTCGTCATCCACGCCCGGCACGAGTGCAAGCGCTGGCCCTGCCCGCACACGGTGGACTGCTTCGTCTCCCGCCCCACCGAGAAGACCATTTTCACCATCTACATGCAGGCCATCGCCGCCATCTCCGTGCTCCTCAACATCGTGGagctcctccaccttctccagcGGTCCGTCACCCACCACCTGGAGAAGAAGTACCTGGGCAAGACCCCTGTGACCGTGCAGATAGACACGATGCCGTCCAGGCTGGTCGTCCCCGAGGAGCCCGCCCTATCCTACCACGAGAGGGGACACTTGTACCTCCCCATGGATGACGCTGGCTTTTCCCGACCGGCGCCGGAGAGCGGGTTAAACTGGGCCGTCCCTGACGGAGGGTCTGCCGCCATGggctcactctcacagccacTCCCCAGCTATTCCACCTGTATGAGAGCCATGAAGCCCACGTCACATAGACCGTCCTCTAAAGACTCCTCTCACAGCGGACAGAGCAGGAAGTCCAAGAgaagggacagggacagggacttGAAGCATAAGCAGTATGTATGA